A genomic region of Bactrocera dorsalis isolate Fly_Bdor chromosome 3, ASM2337382v1, whole genome shotgun sequence contains the following coding sequences:
- the LOC125777351 gene encoding piggyBac transposable element-derived protein 4-like isoform X1, protein MQRRNQILSRQRIEEIFNDDDESLDEASDEDQDFRCDESEINESDISTDSFDSAESLSRETQGNKECFPAKDGTIVWYKDPQQIQCSRMRQECILSNKPGPSQHARSLVASIKGAFDLFISLELKQIIVEMTNLKGVQLYESKWEIIDIMELEAYFGLQIMAGVSKSNGESLRCLWDETNGRPIFRAVMHIERFMQISRCLRFDSHEDRETRRLRDKLAPIRNIWDKWSKNLKLMYNPNENVTVDEQLVPFRGRCCFRQYIPSKPAKYGIKIWALCDSKSNYAWNMDVYLGRARNTQPEKNQGKSYQHEKNSSETNNTKIFSLGENVVINLTRNLGRGYTVTCDNFFTTYNLAVELLRRKITVVGTVRKNKKFLPLQAIDVRKKPEYYSEFFFTQNVTVVTYMPKKYKFVVAMSTLHHSAETRADQKKKPEIIHHYNATKAGVDALDQLVATYTCKRQTKRWPVALFSNMVDVSGYNAYVIWTELNPEWNRNKNFKRGLFLVDLATSLVTPHIARRKRMPYGPAAKRVVENIQEAVAADTPSLSTVVQPQDSPLCFLGKRQRCFYCPHTKNSNKHSVRCDKCLKFICKQHSIKAVICINCQN, encoded by the exons ATGCAGCGAAGAAACCAG ATTCTATCACGGCAAAgaattgaagaaattttcaatGATGATGACGAGTCACTTGATGAAGCGTCTGATGAAGATCAAGATTTTCGATGTGATGAATCTGAAATAAATGAGTCTGATATATCTACAGATTCTTTTGATAGCGCTGAAAGTCTTAGCAGAGAAACACAAGGAAATAAGGAATGTTTTCCTGCAAAAGATGGTACGATTGTTTGGTATAAAGATCCTCAACAAATTCAATGCAGCAGAATGCGACAAGAATGCATTCTTTCAAATAAACCAGGCCCTTCACAACACGCACGTTCCTTGGTTGCTAGCATAAAAGGTGCTTTCGATTTATTCATTTCACTAGAACTGAAACAAATTATTGTTGAAATGACCAACCTCAAGGGCGTGCAGTTATATGAAAGTAAGTGGGAGATCATTGATATAATGGAACTGGAAGCATACTTTGGGCTGCAGATCATGGCTGGTGTTTCCAAGTCTAACGGGGAAAGCTTGAGATGCTTATGGGATGAAACAAATGGAAGACCCATATTCCGCGCTGTTATGCATATTGAAAgatttatgcaaatttcacGATGCCTCCGTTTTGATAGCCATGAAGATAGGGAAACCAGACGGTTACGTGATAAGCTAGCTCCAATAAGAAATATTTGGGACAAATGGAGCAAAAATCTTAAACTGATGTATAATCCAAATGAAAATGTGACCGTCGATGAGCAGCTGGTACCTTTTCGTGGAAGATGCTGTTTTAGACAGTACATACCTTCCAAACCTGCCAAATATGGCATAAAAATATGGGCTCTTTGCGATTCCAAGTCCAACTACGCATGGAATATGGATGTCTATCTAGGAAGGGCCAGAAATACTCAGCCAGAAAAGAATCAAGGTAAAAGCTATCAACATGAGAAAAATAGCAGtgaaacaaataatacaaaaatattttctttaggtGAAAATGTAGTTATAAATCTCACACGCAATTTGGGGAGAGGTTATACCGTCACGTGTGACAACTTTTTTACAACCTACAATTTGGCTGTCGAATTGCTACGACGTAAAATAACGGTAGTAGGAACAGTTAGAAAGAACAAGAAGTTTCTTCCCCTCCAAGCTATTGACGTCAGGAAAAAACCAGAGTATTATTCGGAAttctttttcacacaaaatgtgACTGTTGTGACCTATATGccaaagaaatacaaattcGTTGTTGCAATGAGTACTCTTCATCATTCGGCAGAGACTAGGGCTGATCAGAAAAAGAAACCAGAAATAATACATCACTATAATGCGACTAAAGCAGGTGTTGATGCGCTGGACCAATTAGTAGCAACGTACACATGTAAACGCCAAACGAAACGATGGCCAGTTGCACTCTTTTCCAATATGGTCGATGTTTCGGGATATAACGCATATGTTATATGGACCGAACTTAATCCCGAATGGaacagaaataaaaactttaagcgGGGATTATTTTTAGTAGACTTGGCCACATCTTTGGTAACTCCGCACATTGCACGCCGAAAGCGAATGCCCTATGGTCCTGCTGCAAAAAGAGTTGTGGAAAACATCCAGGAAGCAGTCGCAGCAGACACTCCCAGTTTATCCACGGTCGTGCAGCCTCAAGATTCTCCATTATGCTTCTTGGGTAAGAGGCAAAGGTGTTTTTATTGTCCACATACTAAAAACTCCAACAAGCATTCAGTTCGTTGCGATAAATGCttgaaatttatatgcaaacaaCATAGTATAAAGGcagttatatgtataaattgtcAGAATTGA
- the LOC125777351 gene encoding piggyBac transposable element-derived protein 4-like isoform X2, whose amino-acid sequence MQRRNQILSRQRIEEIFNDDDESLDEASDEDQDFRCDESEINESDISTDSFDSAESLSRETQGNKECFPAKDGTIVWYKDPQQIQCSRMRQECILSNKPGPSQHARSLVASIKGAFDLFISLELKQIIVEMTNLKGVQLYESKWEIIDIMELEAYFGLQIMAGVSKSNGESLRCLWDETNGRPIFRAVMHIERFMQISRCLRFDSHEDRETRRLRDKLAPIRNIWDKWSKNLKLMYNPNENVTVDEQLVPFRGRCCFRQYIPSKPAKYGIKIWALCDSKSNYAWNMDVYLGRARNTQPEKNQGENVVINLTRNLGRGYTVTCDNFFTTYNLAVELLRRKITVVGTVRKNKKFLPLQAIDVRKKPEYYSEFFFTQNVTVVTYMPKKYKFVVAMSTLHHSAETRADQKKKPEIIHHYNATKAGVDALDQLVATYTCKRQTKRWPVALFSNMVDVSGYNAYVIWTELNPEWNRNKNFKRGLFLVDLATSLVTPHIARRKRMPYGPAAKRVVENIQEAVAADTPSLSTVVQPQDSPLCFLGKRQRCFYCPHTKNSNKHSVRCDKCLKFICKQHSIKAVICINCQN is encoded by the exons ATGCAGCGAAGAAACCAG ATTCTATCACGGCAAAgaattgaagaaattttcaatGATGATGACGAGTCACTTGATGAAGCGTCTGATGAAGATCAAGATTTTCGATGTGATGAATCTGAAATAAATGAGTCTGATATATCTACAGATTCTTTTGATAGCGCTGAAAGTCTTAGCAGAGAAACACAAGGAAATAAGGAATGTTTTCCTGCAAAAGATGGTACGATTGTTTGGTATAAAGATCCTCAACAAATTCAATGCAGCAGAATGCGACAAGAATGCATTCTTTCAAATAAACCAGGCCCTTCACAACACGCACGTTCCTTGGTTGCTAGCATAAAAGGTGCTTTCGATTTATTCATTTCACTAGAACTGAAACAAATTATTGTTGAAATGACCAACCTCAAGGGCGTGCAGTTATATGAAAGTAAGTGGGAGATCATTGATATAATGGAACTGGAAGCATACTTTGGGCTGCAGATCATGGCTGGTGTTTCCAAGTCTAACGGGGAAAGCTTGAGATGCTTATGGGATGAAACAAATGGAAGACCCATATTCCGCGCTGTTATGCATATTGAAAgatttatgcaaatttcacGATGCCTCCGTTTTGATAGCCATGAAGATAGGGAAACCAGACGGTTACGTGATAAGCTAGCTCCAATAAGAAATATTTGGGACAAATGGAGCAAAAATCTTAAACTGATGTATAATCCAAATGAAAATGTGACCGTCGATGAGCAGCTGGTACCTTTTCGTGGAAGATGCTGTTTTAGACAGTACATACCTTCCAAACCTGCCAAATATGGCATAAAAATATGGGCTCTTTGCGATTCCAAGTCCAACTACGCATGGAATATGGATGTCTATCTAGGAAGGGCCAGAAATACTCAGCCAGAAAAGAATCAAG gtGAAAATGTAGTTATAAATCTCACACGCAATTTGGGGAGAGGTTATACCGTCACGTGTGACAACTTTTTTACAACCTACAATTTGGCTGTCGAATTGCTACGACGTAAAATAACGGTAGTAGGAACAGTTAGAAAGAACAAGAAGTTTCTTCCCCTCCAAGCTATTGACGTCAGGAAAAAACCAGAGTATTATTCGGAAttctttttcacacaaaatgtgACTGTTGTGACCTATATGccaaagaaatacaaattcGTTGTTGCAATGAGTACTCTTCATCATTCGGCAGAGACTAGGGCTGATCAGAAAAAGAAACCAGAAATAATACATCACTATAATGCGACTAAAGCAGGTGTTGATGCGCTGGACCAATTAGTAGCAACGTACACATGTAAACGCCAAACGAAACGATGGCCAGTTGCACTCTTTTCCAATATGGTCGATGTTTCGGGATATAACGCATATGTTATATGGACCGAACTTAATCCCGAATGGaacagaaataaaaactttaagcgGGGATTATTTTTAGTAGACTTGGCCACATCTTTGGTAACTCCGCACATTGCACGCCGAAAGCGAATGCCCTATGGTCCTGCTGCAAAAAGAGTTGTGGAAAACATCCAGGAAGCAGTCGCAGCAGACACTCCCAGTTTATCCACGGTCGTGCAGCCTCAAGATTCTCCATTATGCTTCTTGGGTAAGAGGCAAAGGTGTTTTTATTGTCCACATACTAAAAACTCCAACAAGCATTCAGTTCGTTGCGATAAATGCttgaaatttatatgcaaacaaCATAGTATAAAGGcagttatatgtataaattgtcAGAATTGA